AGGAAAGAGGTCTAGGTTGGGAGCATCCCAGCCTGGTGGGCATTCAAAACCCTGATTCCTAAGTATGCTCCTTGTAGTGTGAATAGAAAAATGAAAGGAGAAGGCCACGATGCCTTCTACTTTTAAAACTTTGGGCAATGATAAGAGCTGCAGATGGCACTATGAGAGTGGTGGGTCAGAGATCAGACTTCATCTAGGCATATTTGATTTTTTACTTTTAAATACTAAAGCAAAAGGATGGGCAAAGCAAGTCTGCATAGTAACCCATTGTAAGGCATTAGAAGAAAAGCTCTGATTTAGCCCAAGATACCGAGGCTCTCTGATATGTTGGGACCCTTCTGCTTGTCTAGATTCCTTACGATGTCATCTAAACATATGCAGCTTGACTATTTGAACTCCACAAGTATGATCTATATTTTACTTCAAGTATGTTTTATTTAAATTGCAAGGAAAAGAAGGCCTAGAAGGGCATAAAAAGGATTTCACTAGGAATTTCAGGAAAGATCCCTGCAAGAAAGGGTTTTCCTTTTCCTAATAATTGAATTATAACACAAACAGCAATGAGCAATTTATAAATGGTTAATCTATGGTTAAGTCCTATAATTTTGAAACAAAAAAAGGTGCTTAGCTTTAACTCAACTTGGGTGTCTCTGTTACTAGGAGAGTTCAAAATGTCTTTAAATGACATGAACCACAATTTCAACACATGAAATTGAACATGTTGAAATCTGTGTTTTCACTACAGCATAATCATAATACATTTGATTGACTGATTTGAAACAAAGCCTACTAAAGCAAGGATGTGAATGAAGTGTATGCAAATAATTTCAAACAAATAATTTAACACATAAGGAAGCAGCAGGAATTGTAGCATCACTTTCATCATGAGAAATGGAGAGCAAATGCAAAACATAATATAAATAAGGATGAGGACTCAACAGAAAAAATGATAAGACCATTGGATTTATTGTAATCAATTTCCATTTTAAAGTCCACCTTCTTTAGCCACCGAAGTGCGCAGGTATGACCACTCCCAAAGTTCAGAGCAGCTCAATAGTGACAGATGTTTAAGAAGGAAAAAGGGGAGAATTTTCTAAGATGCAACTAAATCGCACGAATTTACATATATCTAAGAGAACAGTACACATTTTGGCTCTTACCATCTTAAATGCCTAAAATGAATGAGTACAACCTAAGGAAAAAAGTAATACATGTAGGGACGATAGTAAGAGTCAAAATatggtacttaaaggagggaataataATTTCTACCAGAAATGTGCTGAGGAACCAATCCCATCAGCACCATCGATAAACTTTGCTCTTGAGAAGCTTATGCTCATATGTGCCTGCTCTCGGCACCAAAAGGGCCATGCAGGGAACACTTCTTCTCGTGCTTCCACTGCGGTTAGTCTTTGAAAAATTCCTGCTAATCCATCACacatcatttaaaaaaatttcatgtaAAGCCGCCCATCCATGCCACCTCTTCAAGTACCAGGATATGCACATACAACCAGTGTCAGCACACCAATTGCTGCACGACCCATGTCTTTTGGACTGATGCGTAAGCAAGGAAAAGTGTCCTTTTCCATTCAAGGTAGCCAGGGAAAAGGCCTTGATCACATTACAGTTGAAGCAGATCGAAATTGGCTGGCCATGACACTGTTAACTTTTCCATTGGAGTGCCTAACCCTAAAGCTTGCAGACTTCCCAGGCTTATGATGAAATAGAGATGTAAGCATCTTCTCCAACGTCTGGGCCGTGTACTTGGCATACTTGCTTGCACTCGCATCCTGCTCCACCAGAGGGCCATAGTTCTGCATATAGCTCCTATACACGGGAACGATCGCTTGCACCACGAGATGGCAAGTCTTTTCCCTCAAGTCTTTGTCCGATATGACCCAATTCGACTGCTTCTGATACAACTCATCGAATGTCTCATTGAAAGCTTTCAACCTCCTCTTCACCAAATCCCGGGCCGTGGCCCTTCCCCCGGAAAACAAAATAAGCCCTTCCCTACTCAGCAAAGATGGAAGCTTTCCCCAGCTCTCCCTCAAGAAAATGGCAGCATAGTACTCCTTATACTGCTCGTGCTCCCTCAGCCATGCATCCCCTAACAACTCCCCCAGCTTGGTCCCTTTCAAGTGCTTGTAGAAATGCCAGTGGGTGTTCATCATAAAGAGGTAGGAGAGGGTGATGTCCTCGTAGCCCTTGGACCAAGCCTCGAAATTTGCCTCCAGAGCCTTgataatattgagaattgcatcaGTCAGAAGCCTCTCCTGGAACTTCTCCTGCTTCCAGCTTCGATGAATGATCAGTACCTGAGTGAGAACCGGGCAATAGTCCTCACCAAGGAGCTTGTTGCAGTAATCTGTGATGAAGCTCACCAGCCTCGGAACGGCACCATCGGAGGGCGGCGGCGTCTGCCTCTGTAGCTCCACCTGAACCAGAAGCTCCCAGAAGATCTCGCAGGCGCCATCGATCACCCTCTTGATGAGATCCCTAGTGAGATTTTGAATCTCGACGCAGGCCTTCCCACCAAAGAGCCGATTGAAGTCCAGCCGGAGCTTGTTCAAGGAGTTGAAGATGTCCAGGAGCTTGAGCAGCTTGATGGGGTCCTTCTTGGCCTCGGCGACGGTCTTCCCAAAGCGGAGGAAGGCGAGGATGCCCGCCTGGGCGGCGATCTCGGCGAAGCAGGCTGCCCAGACGTCGGGAGGTCTGGCGCGCTCGAAGACCTCGGCGCAGAGCTTGTACTCGGCCTCGAAGAGGTGTTTGACGGCGAACTCGAGGTGGCGGCCCCAACGGTCAATGTAGGACTCGATGCTCTGGACGTCGTCGAGCTCGACGGGGTTGATCTCGAGGTAGTCGAGGTCGAGGGCGCGGAGGCTGGCGCGGACGTTGGAGCTGCGGACGTCGACGTAGGCGGCGACGCAGCGGTCGAGGCGGTTGTTGGCGATCATGCGCTCGAGGATGGGGAGCAGCTTCTGGATGACCGGGACCGGAAGAGGAGCGGGGGCGATGACGGCACCACCGCCGTTGGCAATGACTCCGGCGGCGGAGGAGGGCATGGGGAGGGGAGTGCTGTGGTCGGAGAGGAGGCGCCGGAACTCGGCGTCGAGCTTGTCGAGGGCGGCGTCTAGTAGGCCGCCGTCGAGGGGGGAGGAGGACGTCTTCAGAGCGGCAAGGGAGGTCTTGAGAGTGGATAAGAAGCGAGGGTCGGCGACGGAATGATCGTCGAGGTAGTCGACGATGTCATCGAGCCACTGGACGGCGAGGCCGCAGTTGTCGGAGAGGAAGCGGAGAGCCTCCTCGAGGCGCTTGAGGACGGAGAGGTAGCCGGGGAGGTCGGCGTCGGGGTCGGAGAGGAGGGGCCGCTCGAGGCCGTGGACGGCGTCAAACACCTTGAGAACGGCGGCAGCGGGGCTGACGGCGCGGTCGATATGGCCGCCGACGGCAGCGAGGGCGTCGCGGTGGGCGCGGATCGGGCGGACGGAGGCCTCGAGGGAGGGGAGGCGCTGGTGGATCTCGTCGAGGCGGGGGCCGGCGCGGGCCAGCGCTGCCGACAGCGCCCGCGACTTGTCCAGGCTCGCCCGCAGGGACTGCCGGGCGGCCACAAGGCTCGCGATGTCCCCTGGCTCCGCCGTATCCATCTTGATCATCACCCCAAAACCCTCGATTAACCAACGCTGACGCGACGTTAGAAATGGCAAGTTGTGGCGGTGGAACCGGACACGATACTCTCCAACACTAGCCAGGATAGATGATGGAGAAGAGAAGGGTCGGCATTCTTTTTATGCTGAAAGGATATTAGGATGATGGGGATCGATGAATAAGAGGGGGTCGAGAAGCGGTGGACCAACTAATGTTTTGACCGGATTGGAGATGGGCGGTTTTTCCGTGGTCCACGGCTGCCTTTCAGAGAGGGTTTTGGTAGGAAAATTAGAAGGGGAGATGGGTTTGTGGAAGAAGAGGGCAGCAGCGGCACGTCGGGCTAATTTAGTAAAATACGGAAAGGAAGGATAGGATAGAGATGGGTGGGTGCTGGAAAGGTGGTGAGGAGCGAGAAGCTAAGAAGACCACTCAGGCAGGGATATAGAAATATAAACTTACAGAAaagtagtaaaaaaaaaaaggctttgcTGGAAGGAAAGTGGACGGAAAAGGAAGGCGGGTTTTCTTTCTGGGATGATTGGGCTGGTGAGTGGAGGATGGAGGAGGATCCGGCGAAGGAGTGGAATCGGTGGGGCCTTTGGGAGGTGAGGTGGAAAGAGCGGAGGAGACTTTTGCAGGTGGAAGCGTGGGATTGGAAGGGGGGCCGGTCGCGGATCAGTTTGTTCTTTgatttttgtttgtttgtttggggGCAGTCTTATGTGACTTTTGAAGTCGTCCGTCGAGCTCTTGGTGATTTTTCGATGGGGGTGATTggtctattaataataataataataaaaaatttgattgtgATCtttgtacatttttttttttcactttaaacgaattttaaaaaaaaaattaaaaaattccagCAGACATGTTTTGATGTCAGTGCCCAACCCCGGGTTGATGGCTTCTTCTTGGCCAGCTTATAAAGGGAGCATAGACATTTTATCAGCgttaaaaggagagagaaagtgtACCACAAAGTTAGGGAGATAAGAGCCATGACTGGCGCTGGATGGATGGTACGGCACTTCTCATTTGAGATCCTTGTTCAaccctaatttaattaaatattatttttaaactatcattaattttaataattttaagattttatttaattgtttATTATGTGTCCTATGTcaaaaaaagatattatttctataactattttatttagtTTAGAGTTTATAttttagtaaattttttatttttaaatttaggtATTAGCCAATTTCTCATCAATATGGCATTCTattttaagaaattttttgatgTCTTTTATTGAATGTGAAAGAGTATGTGTAAGaagtttggaaaaaaaaaagagagaaattatttttttatgtaagaACTCTCATTTTTTGTGAAattttgatctttatttttttttaaaatatatttttttataattattttttatt
The DNA window shown above is from Elaeis guineensis isolate ETL-2024a chromosome 8, EG11, whole genome shotgun sequence and carries:
- the LOC105050835 gene encoding exocyst complex component EXO70A1, whose amino-acid sequence is MIKMDTAEPGDIASLVAARQSLRASLDKSRALSAALARAGPRLDEIHQRLPSLEASVRPIRAHRDALAAVGGHIDRAVSPAAAVLKVFDAVHGLERPLLSDPDADLPGYLSVLKRLEEALRFLSDNCGLAVQWLDDIVDYLDDHSVADPRFLSTLKTSLAALKTSSSPLDGGLLDAALDKLDAEFRRLLSDHSTPLPMPSSAAGVIANGGGAVIAPAPLPVPVIQKLLPILERMIANNRLDRCVAAYVDVRSSNVRASLRALDLDYLEINPVELDDVQSIESYIDRWGRHLEFAVKHLFEAEYKLCAEVFERARPPDVWAACFAEIAAQAGILAFLRFGKTVAEAKKDPIKLLKLLDIFNSLNKLRLDFNRLFGGKACVEIQNLTRDLIKRVIDGACEIFWELLVQVELQRQTPPPSDGAVPRLVSFITDYCNKLLGEDYCPVLTQVLIIHRSWKQEKFQERLLTDAILNIIKALEANFEAWSKGYEDITLSYLFMMNTHWHFYKHLKGTKLGELLGDAWLREHEQYKEYYAAIFLRESWGKLPSLLSREGLILFSGGRATARDLVKRRLKAFNETFDELYQKQSNWVISDKDLREKTCHLVVQAIVPVYRSYMQNYGPLVEQDASASKYAKYTAQTLEKMLTSLFHHKPGKSASFRVRHSNGKVNSVMASQFRSASTVM